Proteins found in one Fusobacterium sp. genomic segment:
- a CDS encoding ABC transporter ATP-binding protein, with the protein MPYLIIKNVKKQFNKVEVLKGINLEIEKGEFICFLGPSGCGKTTLLRIIAGLEKLDSGSILVNEKEITTLEPSQRNLSMVFQSYALFPNMTVFENIEYGLKKKIKDKYQRKEKIMKVLKMVGLDHIISKYPDEMSGGQQQRVSLARALALEPNILLLDEPLSALDAKVRESLRKEIREIQQNLKITTIMVTHDQEEALTMGDKIAIINGGEIVQFGTPEEVYNKPKDIFVADFIGKINFITDKNNDIYTVRPEDVEYFIEKKEETYRGTIKSIEFRGAFYRVTLELFGENIYIDILSKEKEKLNLKINDFLYIKLNEKNNI; encoded by the coding sequence ATGCCTTACTTGATTATAAAAAATGTAAAAAAACAATTTAATAAAGTGGAAGTTTTAAAAGGTATTAATTTAGAAATAGAAAAAGGAGAATTTATATGTTTTCTAGGTCCAAGTGGTTGTGGAAAAACAACTCTGCTTCGTATAATAGCTGGGCTTGAAAAACTTGATTCTGGAAGCATCCTAGTCAATGAAAAAGAAATAACAACTTTAGAACCTTCTCAGAGAAATTTAAGTATGGTATTCCAATCCTATGCCCTTTTTCCAAATATGACAGTTTTTGAAAATATTGAATATGGGTTAAAAAAGAAAATAAAAGATAAATATCAAAGAAAAGAAAAAATTATGAAAGTTCTTAAAATGGTTGGCCTTGATCATATAATTTCCAAATATCCAGATGAAATGAGTGGAGGTCAGCAACAAAGAGTATCTTTAGCCAGAGCCCTAGCTCTTGAACCAAATATTTTACTCCTTGATGAACCTTTGTCAGCTCTTGATGCTAAAGTAAGAGAGTCTTTAAGAAAAGAAATAAGAGAAATTCAGCAAAACTTAAAAATTACTACAATTATGGTAACTCATGATCAAGAAGAAGCTCTTACAATGGGAGATAAAATTGCTATCATCAATGGTGGTGAAATAGTTCAATTTGGAACGCCAGAAGAAGTATACAATAAGCCAAAAGACATATTTGTAGCTGATTTTATAGGAAAAATAAATTTTATTACTGATAAAAACAATGATATCTACACTGTAAGACCTGAAGATGTAGAATATTTTATAGAAAAAAAAGAAGAAACATATAGAGGAACTATTAAAAGTATTGAATTTAGAGGTGCTTTTTATAGAGTCACTTTAGAATTATTTGGAGAAAATATTTACATTGATATATTATCTAAAGAAAAAGAAAAATTAAACCTTAAAATCAATGATTTTCTTTATATCAAATTAAATGAAAAAAATAATATTTAG
- a CDS encoding extracellular solute-binding protein, translating into MKKLLKTFILFILSAFLFGCGNKENKTVLNVYTGLEEEYLNHYIEIYKADFPDVELNIIRDSQGAIAAKVIAEGNNPVADVLWGMASINLIDLADQEKLAELNNDWLINIDPTYIDSINEKPQWTGMTAWTSAITANKYEFAVKDMSLPSSYIDLLDKKYHKEIVMPDPASSGTGYLTILGWISIWGEEKAWEYMDQLHKNISQYSHSGSAPVKMAMQGEQLIGVGMDSESMRLGKTNESIVTILPSEGYGWDMEGIALIKKDTIKPEAIDFINWALSKKMMEEYSKNIGLVSYKGINTKLEGYPANFKEKLAKIDFKWASENRSRLLKEWEKRYGKGE; encoded by the coding sequence ATGAAAAAACTATTAAAAACTTTTATTCTTTTTATTCTTTCTGCATTCCTTTTTGGATGTGGTAATAAAGAAAATAAAACTGTCTTAAATGTTTATACTGGATTAGAAGAAGAATATTTAAATCACTATATTGAAATATACAAAGCAGATTTTCCTGATGTAGAACTTAATATAATCAGAGATTCTCAAGGAGCTATTGCTGCTAAAGTCATTGCTGAAGGAAATAATCCTGTAGCTGATGTTTTATGGGGAATGGCAAGTATTAATTTAATTGATTTAGCAGATCAGGAGAAACTAGCCGAATTAAACAATGACTGGTTAATAAATATTGATCCTACATATATTGATTCTATTAATGAAAAACCCCAATGGACAGGTATGACAGCTTGGACTTCTGCCATCACAGCCAATAAATATGAATTTGCAGTAAAAGATATGTCTCTTCCTAGCTCTTATATTGATCTTCTTGATAAAAAATATCATAAAGAGATTGTTATGCCAGATCCTGCTTCTTCTGGAACAGGTTATCTTACAATATTAGGTTGGATAAGTATATGGGGAGAAGAAAAGGCCTGGGAATATATGGATCAACTTCATAAAAATATATCTCAATATTCTCATTCTGGAAGTGCACCAGTTAAAATGGCTATGCAAGGTGAACAATTAATTGGTGTTGGAATGGATAGTGAGAGTATGAGACTTGGAAAGACTAATGAATCTATAGTTACTATTCTCCCTAGTGAAGGATATGGCTGGGATATGGAAGGAATTGCTCTTATAAAAAAAGATACAATCAAACCTGAAGCTATTGATTTTATTAATTGGGCTCTTTCAAAAAAAATGATGGAAGAATATTCAAAAAATATTGGATTAGTTTCATATAAAGGTATAAATACAAAACTTGAAGGTTATCCTGCAAACTTTAAAGAAAAATTAGCTAAAATAGATTTCAAATGGGCATCAGAAAACAGATCAAGATTACTTAAAGAATGGGAAAAAAGATATGGTAAAGGAGAATAA
- a CDS encoding phosphocholine cytidylyltransferase family protein has product MKTAVILVAGMGTRLKGVTNDEIPKPFLTINGLSLIERSIEKLLDSGIKKIILVTGHLDYFFESLKKKYSSIITIKNNNYTNTSSMGSFYCAKELIGNEDILLLEGDLIYEKNCLDILINTTEKDTILLSEDKKMSDDYYFEIVDNSIGKLTFNLFEIKGEYGELTGLQKLSNELCQLMFKKFEDEKNLKLGYEYCMEKIAKDRKIICKRVDGIIWSEIDDEFQLNRVMETIYPKLLEKGEN; this is encoded by the coding sequence ATGAAAACAGCAGTGATACTTGTTGCAGGTATGGGAACAAGACTTAAAGGAGTAACCAATGATGAAATTCCTAAACCTTTTTTAACAATAAATGGATTATCTCTTATTGAAAGATCAATAGAAAAACTACTAGATTCAGGTATTAAAAAAATAATACTGGTTACTGGTCATTTAGATTATTTTTTTGAATCTCTTAAAAAAAAATACAGCAGCATTATTACAATAAAAAATAACAACTATACTAATACAAGCAGTATGGGAAGTTTTTATTGCGCTAAAGAGTTGATTGGCAATGAAGATATTCTTCTTTTAGAAGGAGATCTCATATATGAAAAAAATTGTCTAGATATACTGATAAATACTACTGAAAAAGATACAATACTCTTATCTGAAGATAAAAAAATGTCAGATGATTATTATTTTGAAATAGTGGATAATAGTATTGGAAAGCTTACTTTCAATCTGTTTGAAATCAAAGGAGAATATGGAGAACTTACAGGACTACAAAAACTATCAAATGAATTATGCCAGCTTATGTTTAAAAAATTTGAAGATGAAAAAAATCTTAAATTAGGTTATGAATATTGTATGGAGAAAATAGCAAAAGATAGAAAGATTATTTGTAAAAGAGTTGATGGTATTATTTGGTCTGAAATAGACGATGAATTTCAGCTGAACAGAGTAATGGAGACTATTTACCCTAAACTTTTAGAAAAAGGAGAAAACTAA
- a CDS encoding winged helix-turn-helix transcriptional regulator, whose amino-acid sequence MIKIKRKIISLIGENNVVSQRKISEYLNISLGSVNKYINSLLDDGYLTKEIISYRKTKYFITNSGKELLNSDKSSIKTAVILAAGETLDFNKPVGFLEIFDSTLIERTIKLLLKHNIKKVIIVAGYKAEYYKKLSKKYLNIKIVENKKYKTTGNMYSLYLLRKYLQEDFILLEGDLVFEENLISLLLNSKEKNVTIIDTSISDKEDSLYVTTKNRELLNISKGKYSLEKISGELIGISKLKYNSYLKMLDKFTQIENKLFFYEYSFLDKNIFPDLKCISSKEKIWGEIDNQKQYRYVKNNILRCLDKKEKDL is encoded by the coding sequence GTGATTAAAATAAAAAGAAAAATCATATCTCTTATAGGTGAAAATAATGTAGTCAGCCAGAGAAAAATATCTGAATATTTGAATATTTCTCTTGGTTCCGTTAATAAATATATTAACTCTCTTTTAGATGATGGTTATCTTACTAAAGAAATTATCTCTTATAGGAAAACAAAATACTTTATTACTAATTCTGGTAAAGAACTTTTAAATTCTGATAAAAGTTCTATAAAAACTGCTGTTATTCTTGCAGCTGGTGAAACTTTGGACTTTAATAAACCTGTAGGATTTCTTGAAATATTTGATTCCACACTTATTGAAAGAACAATAAAACTATTATTAAAACATAACATTAAAAAAGTAATAATTGTAGCTGGATATAAAGCGGAATACTATAAAAAATTATCAAAGAAATATTTAAATATTAAAATTGTAGAGAATAAAAAATATAAAACTACAGGAAATATGTATTCTCTTTATCTCTTGAGAAAATATTTGCAAGAAGATTTCATTCTTTTGGAAGGAGACCTTGTCTTTGAAGAAAATTTAATTTCACTTCTACTAAATTCTAAAGAAAAAAATGTAACAATAATTGATACATCTATATCTGATAAAGAAGATTCTCTTTATGTTACTACAAAAAACAGAGAACTTCTAAATATATCTAAAGGAAAATATAGTCTTGAAAAAATTTCAGGAGAACTTATAGGGATCAGCAAATTAAAATATAATTCATATTTAAAAATGTTGGATAAATTTACCCAGATAGAAAATAAACTATTTTTTTATGAATATAGTTTTTTAGACAAAAATATTTTCCCAGATTTAAAATGCATATCCTCTAAAGAGAAAATATGGGGAGAAATAGATAATCAGAAACAGTATAGATATGTAAAAAACAATATATTAAGGTGTTTAGATAAAAAGGAGAAAGATTTATGA
- a CDS encoding sodium:alanine symporter family protein codes for MESIRAVINFVNNLLWGKNILVVMLIGTAVYFTFKTKFMQFRLFGDIIRILKGNGDEKRDGVSSLETFFLGTACRVGAGNISGVVAAVSIGGPGALFWMWLVALLGAATSFVESSLAVMYRTKVKKGEYQGGTPWIIKKRLNMKWLGAVYVVASIICYIGVIQVMSNSVTESVVSAYGFDPKIIAVILAIVVGLIIFGKSKKDKIILALNKIVPVMAVMYLLVVIYVIFTNITGIPAMIGNIFYQAFGGKEFLGGAVGGIIMQGVRRGLFSNEAGSGNSNYAAAVVDIDEPAKQGMVQALGVFVDTLVICSATAFVILLADTEVINGFTGMTLFQESLKSHIGWIGIPFTVVVLFFFSLSTILGVTYYGKNAMNFISTKPIVKEVYHIVVVLMVYIGGIEQNFFVWSLADFGLGIMTVINIICIIPISGEALNELKKYEKKLKNEKRA; via the coding sequence TTGGAAAGTATAAGAGCAGTAATCAATTTTGTAAATAATTTGTTATGGGGTAAAAATATTCTGGTAGTAATGCTTATAGGAACAGCAGTTTATTTTACTTTTAAAACAAAATTCATGCAATTTAGATTATTTGGAGATATAATAAGAATATTAAAAGGAAATGGAGACGAAAAAAGAGATGGAGTAAGTTCTTTAGAGACTTTTTTCTTAGGAACAGCCTGCAGAGTAGGAGCAGGAAATATATCTGGAGTTGTAGCAGCAGTTTCTATTGGAGGACCAGGAGCACTTTTTTGGATGTGGCTTGTAGCTCTTCTTGGAGCAGCGACATCTTTTGTTGAATCAAGTCTTGCAGTAATGTATAGGACAAAAGTAAAAAAGGGAGAATATCAAGGAGGAACTCCTTGGATTATAAAGAAGAGACTTAATATGAAATGGTTGGGGGCTGTATATGTAGTAGCATCTATCATTTGCTATATAGGAGTTATACAAGTAATGTCTAACTCTGTAACTGAATCAGTTGTAAGTGCTTATGGATTTGATCCTAAAATAATAGCAGTCATATTAGCAATTGTTGTTGGTTTGATCATATTTGGAAAGAGCAAAAAAGATAAAATAATATTAGCTCTCAATAAAATAGTACCTGTAATGGCTGTTATGTATCTTTTAGTAGTAATTTATGTTATTTTTACTAATATAACAGGAATTCCAGCAATGATAGGAAATATATTCTATCAAGCTTTTGGAGGAAAGGAGTTTCTAGGAGGAGCAGTTGGTGGAATAATTATGCAGGGAGTGAGAAGAGGACTGTTTTCTAATGAAGCAGGAAGTGGAAATTCTAATTATGCAGCAGCAGTAGTCGATATAGATGAACCAGCAAAACAAGGGATGGTCCAAGCATTAGGTGTTTTTGTAGATACACTTGTAATATGCAGTGCTACAGCATTTGTTATTCTTTTAGCAGATACAGAGGTAATAAATGGTTTTACAGGAATGACTCTTTTTCAAGAATCTTTAAAAAGTCATATAGGTTGGATTGGAATACCATTTACTGTAGTGGTATTATTTTTCTTTTCTTTGAGCACGATATTAGGTGTTACATACTATGGAAAAAATGCCATGAATTTTATAAGTACAAAACCAATTGTGAAGGAAGTATATCATATAGTAGTAGTCCTGATGGTATATATTGGAGGGATAGAACAAAATTTCTTTGTGTGGTCTTTGGCAGATTTTGGACTGGGAATAATGACTGTAATTAATATAATATGCATTATTCCAATTTCTGGTGAGGCTTTAAATGAATTAAAAAAGTATGAAAAAAAACTTAAAAATGAGAAAAGAGCCTAA
- a CDS encoding two-component system response regulator, protein MKNKILIIDDSKDIIFAVSEFFLMKDWEVYTALSMEEALKIVNTKELDIIIIDYHMPYINGVLGVKLIRQMNEDVSIIALTIEGLENIAEEFFLAGANDFAIKPIKVLDLYSRVNVHLNKKKEKISSSEISTTKKEKYGDYKKGISVNTISLIENKMKQIDSYITIEEISEATGLASQTVNKYMNYLVEIKMVDLKIIYGKIGRPRNEYYWKK, encoded by the coding sequence GTGAAAAATAAAATTCTTATTATAGATGACTCTAAAGATATTATCTTTGCTGTTTCAGAGTTTTTTCTTATGAAAGACTGGGAGGTTTATACAGCTCTCTCAATGGAGGAAGCTTTAAAAATAGTCAATACCAAAGAACTTGATATTATAATAATTGATTATCACATGCCATATATAAATGGAGTATTAGGAGTAAAATTAATAAGACAAATGAATGAAGATGTATCTATTATAGCTCTTACTATTGAAGGATTAGAAAATATTGCAGAAGAATTTTTTCTTGCTGGAGCTAATGATTTTGCTATAAAACCTATTAAAGTACTTGATTTATACTCAAGGGTAAATGTTCATCTTAACAAGAAGAAAGAGAAAATTTCTTCTTCAGAAATCTCTACAACCAAAAAAGAGAAATATGGTGATTATAAAAAGGGAATAAGTGTAAATACTATTTCTTTAATAGAAAATAAAATGAAACAGATAGACTCTTATATTACAATTGAAGAAATATCAGAAGCTACTGGTCTTGCTTCTCAAACAGTAAATAAATATATGAATTATCTTGTAGAAATAAAAATGGTTGATTTAAAAATTATCTATGGAAAAATTGGAAGACCAAGAAATGAATATTATTGGAAAAAATAA
- a CDS encoding HAMP domain-containing sensor histidine kinase has translation MKILGKKIHIKIHKTELSLGILMVLISIILPNFLLYKNFDIYDSLEKSIDFWDKEYLLHAAFGLVFLNTIKSFPIFFSVFLLMDSMEIEINEKLNNTLKVIFGILIIQIIYFIIYKVYYDMDYYFGKVSILEMIYLAFHSSNRFKNISLFKRNIVLLLVFTGIQWLDITKYFSVLDYKSTGEIFFDLKDISSLMEADNILNLIGFLFFILFFIFSITLLLIFFEQERRQNIYEKEKDMTKAISDLKLQEVENRYLKEIQYLVHDLKTPLFSMGTLIEILNMQEDNKKKKDYYNRIEKSLERCNIMVSEILRDTHKNPIDINKVFNFILSYLSTHKCIEFLSYNNYCTKRKIKVNKIVFSRAITNLIINSYEAFTEYENNKIELTIKDYKQFVLIKIEDYGKGMSEKELENAFINGFSTKNSSGVGLNFVKTVMEEHKCKLFIRNRKKRGIGVYIIMCGEVLGSEK, from the coding sequence ATGAAAATCTTAGGAAAAAAAATTCATATTAAAATTCATAAAACAGAACTTTCATTAGGAATATTAATGGTATTAATCAGTATTATTCTGCCAAATTTTTTATTGTATAAAAATTTTGATATTTATGATTCTTTAGAAAAAAGTATTGACTTTTGGGATAAAGAGTATCTCCTTCATGCTGCATTTGGTTTAGTTTTTTTAAACACAATAAAATCATTTCCTATATTCTTCTCTGTTTTTCTTCTTATGGATTCTATGGAAATAGAAATAAATGAAAAATTAAACAATACTTTAAAAGTTATATTTGGAATATTGATAATTCAAATAATTTATTTTATAATATATAAAGTCTATTATGATATGGATTATTATTTTGGCAAAGTATCCATACTTGAAATGATTTATCTTGCATTTCACTCAAGCAATCGTTTTAAAAATATCAGTTTATTTAAACGAAACATTGTGCTTCTTCTTGTTTTTACTGGTATTCAATGGCTTGATATTACAAAGTATTTTTCTGTATTGGATTATAAATCAACTGGGGAAATCTTTTTTGATTTAAAGGATATATCTTCTTTAATGGAAGCTGATAATATCTTAAACTTAATTGGTTTTTTATTTTTTATACTTTTTTTCATTTTTTCCATAACCTTACTTCTTATATTCTTCGAACAAGAAAGACGTCAGAATATTTACGAAAAAGAGAAGGATATGACTAAAGCCATTTCAGATCTTAAATTACAAGAAGTTGAAAATAGATATTTAAAAGAAATTCAATACCTAGTACATGATTTGAAAACTCCATTATTCTCCATGGGAACACTTATTGAAATACTTAATATGCAAGAAGATAATAAAAAGAAAAAAGATTACTATAATAGAATTGAAAAATCTTTAGAAAGATGTAATATAATGGTATCTGAAATTTTAAGAGATACTCATAAGAATCCTATTGATATAAATAAAGTATTTAATTTTATTCTCTCTTATCTTTCTACACATAAATGTATTGAATTTTTAAGTTATAACAATTATTGTACAAAAAGAAAAATAAAAGTTAATAAAATAGTTTTTTCAAGAGCTATTACTAATCTTATTATAAATTCTTATGAAGCCTTTACAGAATATGAAAATAATAAAATTGAACTTACTATTAAAGATTATAAACAATTTGTACTCATAAAAATTGAGGATTATGGAAAAGGAATGTCTGAAAAAGAACTTGAAAATGCTTTTATAAATGGTTTTTCAACTAAAAATTCCAGTGGAGTAGGATTAAACTTTGTAAAAACAGTTATGGAAGAACACAAATGTAAATTATTTATTCGAAACAGAAAAAAAAGAGGTATTGGAGTATATATCATTATGTGTGGGGAGGTTTTAGGAAGTGAAAAATAA
- the ggt gene encoding gamma-glutamyltransferase yields MISLKRFMKIGSVIVGLMVSVFTASNAAHPLNLYGRDAEGKNGVVAAAKPEVSQIGVEVLKKGGNAVDAAVATAFAISVFEPNASGIGGGGFMLIRMAKTGKTVVIDYREKAPAKATPDMFVLDENGKVVNDEITVGGKASGVPGTVAGLLTALEKYGTMKRADVMAPAIKFAKEGIPVTVNLESIIKDNYEKLTQFDAAAEIYLKDGLPYEIGDTIKNPDLATTLTKISKEGKKAFYEGEVAKKIADEVQKQGGLMTVEDLKNYAIEEREPVVGKYRDYTIISCPPASSGGTHIVQLLNMVENYDLKAMGDNTPESWHVWAESMRQAFADRAEYMGDTAYVKVPLKGLTSKEYAKELVKKIDLEKAGKDVKAGDPSKYESGSTTHFSVMDKEGNMVAVTQTINYFFGSGVVVPGTGIMMNNEMDDFVPQKNMKNSIEGGKRPLSSMSPTLVLDPKNRPLMTIGSPGATRIIPAVALTISNVIDHGMTIQEAINAPRIAQFQSGKLNIEGRVSLESYNKLGEMGHEINVRDSYDAYFGGVHGVMMDYNTKTLHGGADPRRDGQAASF; encoded by the coding sequence ATGATTTCATTAAAGAGATTCATGAAAATTGGTAGTGTAATAGTTGGCTTAATGGTAAGTGTTTTTACAGCATCCAATGCAGCACATCCATTAAATCTTTATGGAAGAGATGCTGAAGGAAAAAATGGAGTAGTGGCAGCAGCTAAACCAGAAGTATCACAAATAGGAGTAGAAGTATTAAAAAAAGGTGGAAATGCTGTAGATGCTGCAGTGGCAACTGCATTTGCTATTAGTGTTTTTGAACCAAATGCCTCTGGAATAGGTGGAGGAGGATTTATGTTAATCAGAATGGCTAAGACAGGGAAAACAGTAGTCATAGATTACAGAGAAAAAGCTCCAGCTAAAGCTACACCTGATATGTTTGTACTTGATGAAAATGGAAAGGTAGTAAATGATGAAATAACTGTTGGAGGAAAAGCTTCAGGAGTTCCAGGGACAGTAGCAGGGCTTTTGACTGCATTGGAAAAATATGGAACAATGAAAAGAGCTGATGTTATGGCTCCAGCTATAAAATTTGCCAAAGAGGGTATTCCTGTAACTGTAAATTTAGAAAGTATAATAAAAGATAATTATGAAAAACTTACACAATTCGATGCAGCAGCAGAAATATATTTAAAAGATGGACTTCCTTATGAAATTGGAGATACTATAAAAAATCCTGATTTAGCAACAACTCTTACAAAGATATCAAAAGAAGGTAAGAAAGCTTTTTATGAAGGTGAAGTAGCTAAAAAAATAGCTGATGAAGTTCAAAAGCAAGGTGGTCTTATGACTGTTGAAGACCTAAAAAATTATGCAATAGAAGAAAGAGAACCAGTAGTTGGAAAATATAGAGATTATACAATTATTTCTTGTCCACCAGCAAGTTCTGGAGGTACTCATATAGTACAGCTTTTAAATATGGTTGAAAACTATGATTTAAAAGCAATGGGTGATAATACTCCTGAGAGCTGGCATGTATGGGCTGAAAGCATGAGACAAGCTTTTGCAGACAGAGCAGAGTATATGGGAGATACAGCTTATGTAAAGGTTCCTTTAAAAGGACTTACTTCTAAAGAATATGCAAAAGAACTTGTGAAAAAAATAGACTTAGAAAAAGCTGGAAAAGATGTAAAAGCTGGGGACCCTAGCAAATATGAAAGTGGAAGTACAACTCACTTTTCTGTAATGGATAAAGAAGGAAATATGGTTGCAGTAACTCAAACTATTAACTATTTCTTTGGTTCTGGAGTAGTAGTTCCAGGAACTGGAATAATGATGAATAATGAAATGGATGATTTTGTTCCTCAAAAAAATATGAAGAATTCAATTGAAGGTGGAAAAAGACCTCTAAGTAGTATGTCACCTACTTTGGTCCTTGATCCTAAAAATAGACCACTTATGACAATTGGTTCTCCAGGAGCAACAAGAATTATACCAGCAGTAGCATTGACTATAAGTAATGTAATAGACCATGGAATGACTATTCAAGAAGCTATTAATGCACCAAGAATAGCCCAATTTCAATCTGGGAAATTGAATATTGAAGGAAGAGTATCACTTGAATCATACAATAAATTGGG